The following coding sequences are from one Novosphingobium sp. KACC 22771 window:
- a CDS encoding DUF934 domain-containing protein: protein MADVQFLFRDGEEAVSAPAVALADFAANTNATAVVIQPGEDARALLPHLDRLSLVEVTFPAFTDGRGFSSARILREAGYTGELRASGDIGVDMLSHLHRCGFDAIAPNTPLDLAQADAALKVWPQVYQATVVDGRKPIWALRHGL, encoded by the coding sequence ATGGCTGACGTCCAGTTCCTGTTCCGCGATGGCGAAGAGGCGGTCAGCGCCCCCGCCGTCGCTTTGGCCGATTTCGCGGCCAACACCAACGCCACCGCCGTGGTGATCCAGCCCGGCGAGGACGCACGCGCGCTCCTGCCCCATCTCGATCGCCTCTCGCTGGTCGAGGTCACCTTCCCCGCCTTCACCGACGGGCGCGGCTTCTCCTCGGCCCGCATTCTGCGCGAGGCGGGCTATACCGGCGAATTGCGCGCCAGCGGCGACATTGGCGTTGATATGCTCAGCCACCTGCACCGCTGCGGTTTTGACGCCATCGCGCCCAACACCCCGCTCGATCTGGCCCAGGCCGATGCCGCGCTCAAGGTCTGGCCGCAGGTCTATCAGGCCACCGTGGTCGATGGCCGCAAGCCCATCTGGGCCCTTCGGCACGGTCTGTAA
- a CDS encoding phosphoadenylyl-sulfate reductase — protein MAARPIDRIDTSAAFTAEDVAALNARYADASTADVLRAVLVEGVAGRVALVSSFGAESAVLLHLVSGIAPDAPVLFLETGKHFPETLTYRDTLIAHLGLTGVINLTPDAEVLAKKDEAGLRWSYDPDGCCEIRKVIPLAKALSQFDASVTGRKGFQAETRAGLPIFELDTTDAAGRLKINPLIDWNAGRLAAYMDEHDLPRHPLVTQGYPSIGCMPCTSKVAPGEDPRSGRWRGWDKTECGIHVEGAASNISDLPPGYEPAF, from the coding sequence ATGGCCGCCCGCCCCATCGACCGCATCGACACTTCGGCGGCCTTCACCGCCGAAGACGTTGCCGCTCTCAACGCCCGCTATGCCGATGCCAGCACGGCGGACGTGCTTCGCGCGGTGCTGGTCGAGGGCGTGGCGGGCCGCGTCGCGCTCGTCTCCAGCTTTGGCGCGGAAAGCGCGGTGCTACTCCATCTGGTGTCGGGCATCGCGCCCGATGCCCCGGTGCTGTTCCTCGAAACCGGCAAGCATTTCCCCGAAACGCTGACCTATCGCGACACGCTGATCGCGCATCTGGGGCTGACGGGCGTCATCAACCTGACGCCCGATGCCGAGGTTTTGGCCAAGAAGGACGAGGCGGGCCTGCGCTGGTCCTATGACCCGGACGGCTGCTGCGAAATCCGCAAGGTGATCCCGCTGGCCAAGGCCTTGAGCCAGTTTGACGCCTCGGTCACGGGCCGCAAAGGGTTTCAGGCCGAAACCCGTGCGGGCCTGCCGATCTTTGAACTCGACACGACCGATGCGGCCGGGCGACTCAAGATCAACCCGCTGATCGACTGGAACGCAGGCCGTCTGGCCGCCTATATGGACGAGCATGACCTGCCCCGCCACCCTCTGGTGACGCAGGGCTATCCCTCCATCGGCTGCATGCCCTGCACCAGCAAGGTCGCGCCGGGCGAAGACCCGCGCTCGGGCCGCTGGCGCGGCTGGGACAAGACCGAATGCGGCATCCATGTCGAGGGTGCGGCCAGCAATATCAGCGACCTGCCGCCGGGGTATGAACCGGCGTTTTAA
- the proB gene encoding glutamate 5-kinase: MSRIAQLSDLADPTLTPRLVLKVGSSLLVDNAGARRDWLTALVTEIAAAKARGQDVIVVSSGAIALGARRLGLEKGGRGSLADAQAAAAVGQIALSGLWAELLGAHGLTAAQLLLTLEDLEDRRRYLNATATLTRLLDAGAVPVINENDSVATQEIRFGDNDRLAARVAQAARADAVLLLSDIDGLYDRHPKEPGAQLLPLVKGITPEIRAMASPVSGSGMGSGGMISKLQAVEIAEMAGIALVIGNGTVESPLRRIMAQGVGTLFLPRSRKPARKAWLGGRLRLKGSLTVDAGAVKALRGGASLLAAGIVAVEGAFTRGDAVAIRDGAGAVLAHGLVQYDAGECAALMGRQSADHAEILGYAPRPAVVHRDQLVMV; the protein is encoded by the coding sequence ATGTCACGTATAGCCCAGCTCTCCGACCTTGCCGATCCCACACTGACCCCTCGCCTTGTGCTCAAGGTGGGTTCGTCCCTGTTGGTTGATAATGCAGGCGCGCGACGCGATTGGCTAACCGCGCTGGTGACGGAAATCGCGGCGGCCAAGGCGCGGGGCCAGGATGTCATCGTGGTGTCCTCGGGCGCGATTGCGCTGGGCGCGCGGCGGCTGGGGCTGGAAAAGGGCGGGCGCGGCAGCCTTGCCGATGCGCAGGCCGCCGCCGCCGTGGGCCAGATCGCGCTGTCGGGCCTGTGGGCTGAACTGCTGGGCGCGCATGGGCTGACGGCGGCGCAACTGCTGCTGACGCTGGAGGATCTGGAGGATCGCCGCCGCTATCTCAACGCCACGGCGACGCTCACCCGCCTGCTGGACGCGGGCGCGGTGCCGGTCATCAACGAAAACGATTCGGTCGCCACACAGGAAATCCGCTTTGGCGACAATGACCGCCTTGCCGCCCGCGTGGCGCAGGCCGCGCGCGCCGATGCGGTGCTGCTGCTGTCAGACATTGACGGCCTGTATGACCGCCACCCCAAGGAGCCGGGCGCACAATTGCTCCCCCTCGTCAAAGGCATCACGCCGGAAATCCGCGCCATGGCCAGCCCCGTTTCGGGCAGCGGCATGGGCTCGGGCGGCATGATTTCCAAATTGCAGGCGGTGGAAATCGCCGAAATGGCAGGCATCGCGCTGGTCATCGGCAATGGCACGGTGGAAAGCCCGCTGCGCCGGATCATGGCGCAAGGCGTGGGCACGCTGTTCCTCCCCCGCTCTCGCAAGCCTGCGCGCAAGGCGTGGCTGGGCGGGCGGCTGCGGCTCAAAGGCTCGCTGACGGTCGATGCCGGCGCGGTCAAAGCCCTGCGCGGCGGGGCCAGCCTGCTGGCCGCCGGGATCGTTGCGGTCGAGGGCGCCTTCACGCGCGGCGATGCGGTGGCGATCCGCGATGGCGCGGGTGCGGTGCTGGCGCATGGGCTGGTGCAATATGATGCGGGCGAATGCGCCGCGCTGATGGGCCGCCAATCGGCCGATCACGCCGAAATCCTCGGCTATGCCCCCCGCCCCGCCGTGGTCCACCGCGATCAGTTGGTGATGGTCTGA
- a CDS encoding NAD-dependent epimerase/dehydratase family protein produces MVRKDRALVALTGGTGFVGRMVLELARSRGISVHALARRAQPPQDHVSWVAGDLSTRSALDDLVRETEAVIHVAGLVNAADPQEFERANVIGTMNMIEAARAAGVPRFIFVSSLSAREPELSAYGASKARAEMLVKASGLDWTIIRPPAVYGPRDAEMFELFRAAKWGVVPVPAGGRASMIHVEDLARLLLTLIPGGMAVNGHTFEPDDGVPGGWSHIDMGRAIGAALGKRPWILPLGPGFLRLGARIDGMLRGAKAKLTPDRVGYMTHPDWVVSPEAAPPADLWRPLIETRGGLTGTAEWYRREGWL; encoded by the coding sequence ATGGTGCGCAAGGATCGGGCGCTGGTCGCGCTGACCGGCGGCACGGGTTTTGTCGGGCGGATGGTGCTGGAACTGGCGCGTTCGCGCGGGATTTCGGTCCATGCGCTGGCGCGGCGCGCCCAGCCCCCGCAGGACCATGTATCATGGGTGGCGGGCGACTTGTCCACCCGCAGCGCCCTAGACGATCTGGTGCGTGAAACCGAGGCGGTGATCCATGTCGCGGGCCTCGTCAACGCCGCCGACCCGCAGGAATTCGAGCGCGCCAATGTGATCGGCACGATGAACATGATCGAGGCCGCGCGCGCCGCGGGCGTGCCGCGCTTCATCTTCGTCTCCTCGCTTTCCGCGCGCGAACCCGAATTGTCGGCCTATGGCGCCAGCAAGGCGCGGGCCGAAATGCTGGTCAAGGCCAGCGGGTTGGACTGGACAATCATCCGCCCGCCCGCCGTTTACGGCCCGCGCGATGCGGAAATGTTCGAATTGTTCCGCGCGGCCAAGTGGGGCGTGGTGCCTGTCCCCGCCGGGGGCCGCGCCAGCATGATCCATGTCGAGGATCTGGCGCGCCTGCTGCTGACGCTGATCCCCGGCGGCATGGCGGTCAATGGCCATACGTTTGAGCCGGACGACGGCGTGCCGGGCGGATGGAGCCATATCGACATGGGCCGGGCCATCGGTGCGGCGCTGGGCAAGCGACCTTGGATCCTTCCGCTGGGGCCGGGCTTTTTGCGGTTGGGCGCGCGGATCGACGGGATGTTGCGCGGCGCAAAGGCCAAACTGACGCCTGATCGCGTGGGGTATATGACCCATCCCGACTGGGTGGTCAGCCCCGAGGCCGCGCCGCCCGCCGATCTGTGGCGCCCGCTGATCGAAACGCGCGGGGGCCTGACGGGCACGGCGGAATGGTATCGCCGCGAAGGCTGGCTCTAA
- the obgE gene encoding GTPase ObgE, whose protein sequence is MHFLDQAKIFVRSGSGGGGAVSFRREKYEEYGGPNGGNGGKGGDIIFEAVPGLNTLIDFRYTQHFKAQRGGGGAGSNRTGAGGEDLVIKVPVGTQILDDDRETVLLDMTVAGQREVFLRGGDGGRGNASYKSSTNRAPRQHGPGWPGEEMYVWLRLKLLADVGLLGLPNAGKSTFINQVSNTKAKVGAYAFTTLRPQLGVVRHKNREFVLADIPGLIAGAADGAGIGDRFLGHIERCRVLIHLIDIAGVDKDGKPVEPVEAMEIVEGELEAYGAGLDEKARLVVLNKIDQADDELVAAYRQELLEAGADEVFAMSGLTGAGIDRLLDAVIGYLPAATITERPVGEQEEADEKPWSPLG, encoded by the coding sequence ATGCATTTTCTCGACCAGGCCAAGATCTTCGTCCGCTCAGGCAGCGGTGGTGGCGGTGCGGTCAGCTTTCGCCGCGAAAAGTATGAGGAATATGGCGGCCCCAACGGCGGCAATGGCGGCAAGGGCGGCGACATCATTTTCGAGGCGGTGCCCGGCCTCAACACGCTGATCGACTTTCGCTATACCCAGCATTTCAAGGCCCAGCGCGGCGGCGGCGGCGCGGGCAGCAACCGCACCGGCGCGGGCGGCGAGGATCTGGTCATCAAGGTGCCGGTGGGCACCCAGATCCTCGATGATGACCGCGAGACGGTGCTGCTGGACATGACCGTGGCGGGCCAGCGCGAGGTGTTTCTGCGCGGCGGCGACGGCGGGCGGGGCAATGCTTCGTACAAATCCTCGACCAACCGCGCCCCGCGTCAGCATGGTCCGGGTTGGCCGGGCGAGGAAATGTATGTCTGGCTGCGGCTGAAGCTGCTGGCCGATGTCGGCCTGCTGGGCCTGCCCAATGCGGGCAAATCGACCTTTATCAATCAGGTGTCGAACACCAAGGCCAAGGTCGGCGCTTATGCGTTCACCACGCTGCGCCCGCAATTGGGCGTGGTGCGCCACAAGAACCGTGAATTCGTGCTGGCCGATATTCCCGGCCTGATCGCGGGCGCGGCCGATGGCGCGGGGATTGGCGACCGTTTTCTCGGCCATATCGAGCGTTGCCGCGTGCTGATCCATCTGATCGATATTGCCGGGGTGGACAAGGACGGCAAGCCGGTCGAGCCGGTCGAGGCGATGGAAATCGTCGAGGGCGAGCTGGAGGCCTATGGCGCGGGTCTGGACGAGAAGGCGCGTCTGGTCGTGCTGAACAAGATTGATCAGGCCGATGACGAACTGGTGGCCGCCTATCGCCAGGAATTGCTGGAAGCCGGGGCGGACGAGGTTTTCGCGATGTCCGGCCTGACCGGCGCGGGGATCGACAGGCTGCTCGACGCGGTCATCGGCTATCTGCCCGCCGCCACCATCACCGAGCGCCCCGTGGGCGAGCAGGAAGAGGCCGACGAAAAGCCCTGGTCGCCTCTGGGTTGA
- a CDS encoding Bax inhibitor-1/YccA family protein, whose protein sequence is MAIWNDPQPTQTGFGASSRMNAGYVDAATLDTGLRKYMLSIYNYMASAVMLSGIVALLFVQSGLAAQVFVTPLRWLIVLAPLGFVFAMSAGMNRMQSSTLKVCFWGFAVAMGLSMSSIFLVYTGPSIALTFFATAGSFAGLSLVGYTTKKNLSGMGSFLIMGLFGLIIASLISMFFNIPGMGFAISVLGVLIFAGLTAYDTQQLKQSYVQVAGTPYAERVAIMGALTLYLDFINMFQFLLSFLGDRR, encoded by the coding sequence ATGGCCATCTGGAATGACCCCCAGCCCACTCAGACGGGCTTTGGCGCGTCTTCGAGGATGAATGCTGGGTATGTTGACGCAGCCACCCTCGATACGGGCCTGCGTAAATATATGCTGTCGATTTACAATTACATGGCTTCGGCCGTGATGCTTTCGGGCATCGTCGCGCTGTTGTTCGTGCAGAGCGGTCTGGCCGCGCAGGTGTTTGTGACGCCGCTGCGCTGGCTGATCGTGCTGGCGCCGCTGGGCTTTGTCTTCGCGATGAGCGCGGGCATGAACCGGATGCAGAGCAGCACGCTTAAAGTCTGTTTCTGGGGCTTTGCCGTGGCGATGGGTCTGTCGATGTCGTCGATTTTCCTGGTTTACACCGGTCCTTCGATCGCGCTGACCTTCTTTGCCACCGCCGGTTCTTTCGCGGGTCTCAGCCTGGTGGGTTACACCACCAAGAAGAACCTGTCGGGCATGGGCAGCTTCCTGATCATGGGTCTGTTCGGCCTGATCATCGCCTCGCTGATCTCGATGTTCTTCAACATTCCGGGCATGGGCTTTGCGATCTCGGTGCTGGGCGTGCTGATCTTTGCCGGTCTGACCGCCTATGACACCCAGCAGCTCAAGCAGAGCTATGTGCAGGTTGCGGGTACGCCCTATGCTGAGCGCGTGGCGATCATGGGCGCGCTGACGCTGTATCTCGACTTTATCAACATGTTCCAGTTCCTGCTCAGCTTTCTGGGCGACCGCCGCTAA
- a CDS encoding pyrroline-5-carboxylate reductase family protein → MWPANVLFIGCGNMGGAMLAGWLRGGVEAERFTIYDPFLAAAPEGVELLRELPEGRVFDLLILGVKPQMLDGVAGALTALAGRDTVVLSMLAGVEMASLSLRFPDARGIVRVMPNLSAALGKSPMGVAAMGLDHEARECVMAWLAPLGTPEWVDESLFDAVTALAGSGPAYVYRFIDALAQGGAALGLDPEQSLRLALATVDGAAALASASDVGPGELARRVSSPGGSTLAGLSVLDAGDALGALVLGTLTAARDRNVELGAMARAGGK, encoded by the coding sequence ATGTGGCCTGCCAATGTGCTCTTCATCGGCTGCGGCAATATGGGCGGGGCGATGCTGGCCGGTTGGCTGCGCGGCGGCGTGGAAGCCGAGCGTTTCACCATTTACGACCCGTTTCTGGCGGCTGCGCCCGAGGGCGTTGAACTGCTGCGTGAATTGCCGGAGGGGCGGGTGTTTGACCTGCTGATTCTGGGCGTGAAGCCGCAGATGCTCGATGGCGTGGCGGGCGCGCTGACGGCGCTGGCCGGGCGCGATACGGTGGTGCTTTCGATGCTGGCGGGCGTGGAAATGGCCAGCCTGTCGCTGCGTTTTCCCGATGCGCGGGGGATCGTGCGGGTGATGCCGAACCTGTCGGCGGCGCTGGGCAAATCGCCGATGGGCGTGGCGGCGATGGGGTTGGATCATGAGGCGCGCGAATGCGTGATGGCCTGGCTGGCGCCGCTGGGGACGCCCGAATGGGTGGATGAGAGCCTGTTTGACGCGGTGACGGCGCTGGCCGGTTCCGGTCCGGCCTATGTCTATCGGTTTATCGACGCGCTGGCGCAGGGCGGGGCGGCCTTGGGGCTGGATCCCGAACAATCGCTGCGTCTCGCCTTGGCGACGGTCGATGGGGCGGCGGCTTTGGCGTCGGCATCGGACGTGGGGCCGGGCGAACTGGCGCGGCGGGTGTCCTCGCCGGGCGGGTCGACGCTGGCGGGCCTGTCGGTGCTGGATGCCGGGGATGCGCTGGGCGCGCTGGTGCTGGGCACGCTGACGGCGGCGCGGGACCGGAATGTGGAATTGGGCGCGATGGCGCGCGCGGGTGGTAAGTAA
- a CDS encoding YbjN domain-containing protein: protein MRTGEGDLGRHEDCAPVEMLGQLFEARGWNYEFVGDDELTGEVQGSWATYQLRAVWRAEDNVLQLLCLPDIRVPDDKRPAMFEVLGLINEQLWLGHFDIWSNNTMLLYRHGLLLGDDGLLSLSQAQMLVEVAVEECDRFYPAFQFILWGDKSPADALASALVDAAGEA from the coding sequence ATGAGGACTGGCGAGGGCGATTTGGGGCGGCATGAGGATTGCGCGCCGGTCGAGATGCTCGGGCAATTGTTCGAGGCGCGCGGGTGGAACTATGAATTCGTCGGCGACGATGAACTCACCGGCGAGGTTCAGGGCAGTTGGGCCACCTATCAGTTGCGCGCGGTGTGGCGGGCCGAGGACAATGTTCTGCAATTGCTCTGTCTGCCCGACATCCGCGTGCCCGATGACAAGCGTCCTGCGATGTTCGAGGTGCTGGGCCTGATCAACGAACAGCTCTGGCTGGGCCATTTCGATATCTGGTCGAACAACACGATGCTGCTTTATCGCCACGGCCTGCTGCTGGGCGATGATGGACTGCTCAGCCTGTCTCAGGCGCAGATGCTGGTCGAGGTGGCGGTCGAGGAATGCGACCGGTTCTATCCGGCGTTTCAATTCATCCTGTGGGGCGACAAAAGCCCGGCGGACGCTTTGGCCAGCGCGCTGGTCGATGCGGCGGGGGAGGCTTGA
- a CDS encoding SPOR domain-containing protein — translation MSAVWPEPRKLRAGLACVLLAGASVLTVPGAWAQDATGTPVVQGEGMDANRAMSAALARLGRNPRDVEALLQAGESALALGDTQAAIGFLSRADRLQPYQPRVMASLGSARLRMQDPVTAIGLFEDAAKAGTLTGEQIADRGLAYDLVSDNVTAQRYYREALAAGAGDEAARRLALSLAIMGDRRAVETVLAPLLQKQDRGAWRIRAFAFAIMGREEEAVAITNSTMPPDMASALAPYLRYMRKLTPAQQAAAANLGFFPQPSQIGQENARIADYIASQHLKRPSFAGQAAVDQGLVPAGEPLGTRLAQAEAAPKAGGKSASRRGNEELPPRGEPAPPEPKPSRVDTPAAPVELAAATPALRPVVRPVAREVETRAAAPLASTPAAVTNFDLSRSAARAPQVATVDGDLDPAPRPAVAVMERAPQPVSQPVVQPVASAPTIQATSRPAPAPVKSALVKAPNPSGKAPGKKPSFAELFEDFGKASTAPTPASGAVDIRKIQPAHSAPAPAPTPAATPTPAPVVLTAKEKAAEKVRDKKLAEKTEKVEKARETEKVKEVAVPQHPSRIWVQIAAGRDNERILYDWRKMQRTEGELFKGQKPSVSDWGRTNRVLVGPFDTEAAAKAFNEKAHKAGHEGSFVWISPAGQVVDSL, via the coding sequence ATGAGCGCAGTTTGGCCTGAACCGCGAAAGCTGCGGGCGGGATTGGCGTGTGTTCTGCTCGCCGGGGCCTCGGTGCTGACTGTGCCGGGTGCATGGGCGCAGGACGCGACCGGAACCCCCGTCGTTCAGGGCGAGGGCATGGACGCCAACCGCGCGATGTCGGCGGCGCTGGCCCGGTTGGGCCGTAATCCGCGCGATGTCGAGGCTTTGCTCCAGGCGGGAGAATCGGCGCTGGCGCTGGGTGATACGCAGGCGGCCATTGGTTTCCTCAGCCGCGCTGATCGGCTGCAACCCTATCAGCCGCGCGTGATGGCCAGCCTTGGTTCGGCCCGGTTGCGCATGCAGGATCCGGTGACCGCCATCGGCCTGTTTGAGGATGCGGCCAAGGCCGGGACGCTGACCGGCGAGCAGATTGCCGATCGCGGGCTGGCCTATGATCTGGTGTCCGACAATGTGACCGCGCAGCGCTATTACCGCGAGGCGTTGGCCGCAGGCGCGGGGGATGAGGCGGCGCGGCGTCTGGCGCTGAGCCTTGCCATCATGGGCGACCGGCGGGCGGTCGAAACCGTGCTGGCGCCCTTGCTGCAAAAGCAGGATCGCGGCGCATGGCGCATTCGGGCCTTTGCCTTTGCGATCATGGGGCGCGAGGAAGAGGCGGTGGCGATCACCAATTCGACCATGCCGCCCGATATGGCCAGCGCCTTGGCGCCCTATCTGCGCTATATGCGCAAGCTGACCCCGGCGCAGCAGGCGGCGGCGGCCAATCTGGGCTTTTTCCCGCAACCTTCGCAGATCGGGCAGGAAAATGCCCGCATCGCCGATTACATCGCCAGCCAGCATCTCAAGCGCCCCAGCTTTGCCGGACAGGCCGCGGTGGATCAGGGGCTGGTTCCGGCCGGTGAGCCTTTGGGCACGCGTCTGGCGCAGGCCGAGGCCGCGCCCAAGGCGGGGGGCAAGTCGGCCTCGCGCCGGGGCAATGAGGAATTGCCGCCGCGCGGCGAGCCTGCGCCGCCCGAACCCAAGCCTTCGCGGGTGGACACGCCCGCCGCGCCGGTCGAACTGGCCGCCGCCACGCCCGCGCTGCGTCCGGTTGTGCGCCCCGTCGCGCGCGAGGTGGAAACCCGCGCCGCCGCGCCTTTGGCCAGCACGCCGGCGGCAGTGACCAATTTCGATCTCTCGCGCAGCGCCGCCCGTGCGCCGCAGGTGGCAACCGTGGATGGCGATCTGGACCCCGCGCCGCGCCCGGCGGTGGCGGTGATGGAGCGAGCGCCCCAACCCGTTTCACAGCCGGTCGTGCAGCCTGTGGCTTCGGCGCCCACCATTCAGGCAACCAGTCGTCCGGCACCTGCGCCGGTCAAGTCCGCCTTGGTCAAGGCGCCTAATCCCTCGGGCAAGGCGCCGGGCAAGAAGCCCAGCTTTGCCGAATTGTTTGAGGATTTCGGCAAGGCGTCGACCGCGCCCACACCCGCCAGCGGCGCGGTGGATATTCGCAAGATCCAGCCTGCGCACAGCGCGCCCGCCCCGGCGCCGACCCCCGCCGCCACGCCGACCCCCGCGCCGGTGGTGCTGACCGCCAAGGAGAAGGCGGCGGAGAAGGTGCGGGACAAGAAGCTGGCCGAAAAGACCGAGAAGGTGGAAAAAGCCAGGGAGACCGAAAAGGTCAAAGAGGTGGCGGTGCCGCAGCATCCCAGCCGCATCTGGGTTCAGATCGCGGCGGGGCGCGACAATGAGCGCATCCTTTATGACTGGCGCAAGATGCAGCGCACCGAGGGCGAATTGTTTAAAGGCCAAAAGCCATCGGTTTCCGATTGGGGGCGCACCAATCGCGTTCTGGTCGGGCCGTTTGATACCGAGGCGGCGGCCAAGGCGTTTAATGAAAAGGCCCATAAAGCCGGTCATGAAGGCAGTTTTGTCTGGATCAGCCCGGCCGGCCAGGTGGTGGATTCTCTGTAA
- the ftsZ gene encoding cell division protein FtsZ → MSINIGPATVEELRPRITVIGVGGAGGNAIANMIRAEIEGVDFVVANTDAQALNNSIAEHRIQLGPDITQGLGAGSRPEVGRAAAEETLAEIDRLLDGVHMVFIAAGMGGGTGTGAAPVIAEAARKKGVLTVGVVTKPFLFEGTRRMRSAESGIEELQKHVDTLIVIPNQNLFLVAKAETTFKEAFQLADEVLQQGVRSITDLMVMPGLINLDFADVRSVMAEMGKAMMGTGEGEGPNRALEAAEKAIANPLLDGVSMQGAKGVIISIIGGDDMKLLEVDEAANHIRELVDPNANIIWGSAFNPDLQGKIRVSVVATGIEQTATQAEEASRPFSLQAARGPARPGFAPQAVPVQVQPAPVAQAPAQPAAYSPPAQPAVFTPMAPAPAAAPAEPANFSPLVQEPVSFAPAPAQEPLDLGALGNMVDPAQAPAAPKRDELLLDASRLVDEDEAPATRRRQIVPEAPAPAPAPRSAGTLFERMANLSARRRDDNEDGGDEGGSINIPRFLGRQNNQ, encoded by the coding sequence ATGAGCATCAATATTGGCCCGGCCACCGTTGAGGAACTGCGTCCCCGGATCACGGTGATCGGGGTCGGCGGCGCCGGTGGCAACGCCATCGCCAACATGATCCGCGCCGAGATCGAGGGTGTGGACTTTGTGGTGGCCAACACCGACGCTCAGGCGTTGAACAATTCCATCGCCGAGCATCGCATCCAGTTGGGCCCCGACATCACGCAGGGCCTTGGCGCCGGTTCGCGCCCCGAAGTGGGCCGCGCGGCGGCTGAGGAAACGCTGGCCGAGATCGACCGTCTGCTGGACGGCGTGCATATGGTGTTCATCGCGGCGGGCATGGGCGGCGGCACCGGCACCGGCGCGGCCCCCGTGATCGCCGAGGCGGCGCGCAAGAAGGGCGTGCTGACCGTGGGCGTGGTGACCAAGCCGTTCCTGTTTGAAGGCACGCGCCGGATGCGCAGCGCCGAAAGCGGTATCGAAGAGCTGCAAAAGCATGTCGATACGCTGATCGTCATTCCCAACCAGAACCTGTTCCTGGTGGCCAAGGCGGAAACGACCTTCAAGGAAGCGTTCCAGCTGGCCGATGAAGTGTTGCAGCAGGGCGTGCGCTCGATCACCGATCTGATGGTGATGCCGGGCCTGATCAACCTCGACTTTGCCGACGTGCGTTCGGTGATGGCCGAAATGGGCAAGGCGATGATGGGCACAGGCGAGGGCGAAGGCCCGAACCGCGCGTTGGAAGCCGCCGAGAAGGCGATCGCCAACCCGCTGCTCGACGGCGTGTCGATGCAGGGCGCGAAGGGCGTGATCATCTCGATCATCGGCGGCGACGATATGAAGCTGCTCGAAGTGGACGAAGCGGCGAACCACATTCGCGAACTGGTCGATCCCAACGCCAACATCATCTGGGGCAGCGCGTTCAACCCCGATCTTCAGGGCAAGATCCGCGTCTCGGTGGTGGCCACCGGCATCGAACAGACCGCGACTCAGGCCGAGGAAGCCTCGCGCCCGTTCAGCCTTCAGGCCGCGCGCGGCCCGGCCCGGCCCGGTTTCGCCCCGCAGGCGGTTCCGGTTCAGGTGCAGCCCGCCCCCGTGGCGCAGGCCCCGGCGCAGCCTGCCGCCTATTCGCCGCCCGCACAGCCTGCGGTGTTTACCCCGATGGCGCCCGCCCCGGCGGCCGCGCCTGCCGAACCGGCGAATTTCTCGCCGCTGGTGCAGGAGCCGGTGTCCTTTGCTCCCGCGCCTGCGCAGGAGCCGCTCGATCTGGGCGCGCTGGGCAATATGGTTGATCCGGCCCAGGCTCCGGCCGCACCCAAACGCGACGAATTGCTGCTCGATGCAAGCCGTCTGGTCGATGAGGACGAGGCCCCCGCCACGCGCCGCCGTCAGATCGTGCCCGAGGCGCCCGCACCGGCCCCGGCGCCGCGTTCGGCGGGCACGCTGTTCGAGCGGATGGCAAACCTGTCGGCCCGCCGCCGCGATGACAATGAGGATGGCGGCGATGAGGGCGGATCGATCAACATTCCGCGCTTTCTTGGGCGTCAGAACAACCAGTGA